The following is a genomic window from Vidua chalybeata isolate OUT-0048 chromosome 29, bVidCha1 merged haplotype, whole genome shotgun sequence.
AggattttccagctctggggatTCTGGAATTCTTGGTTGGACTAACCCTGAGTCGCCGAGTGGAATTCCTGGCTTTTCCCCCCAAATGTCTCTTACcagcctttatttttccctgaattccctcttttttttcatggtcccacagctgagctcccagccctcccttGGTGGTCTGGGATGAaattttccagcaaaaaaaaaaaggggggggtggggggaatgGGATTTCAGGAATCTGGGATCATCCCCTGGGATCAGCCCCTCCCACTCCCCGCCAGGACAGAGGGGTCGGGGTCCTTCAGCTCCGATCCCAAACCACGGCACTGGGGATGATTCCCCTGATCCTAAATGAACTCCCTGGCTATTCCCACTAGGAAAAAGGGCAGGGAACTGCCCCAGAATCCCACCTGTGTCCGCAGGCTTGGATTTGGAGAGATGGAATTTCCTCCAGCCTGGGGGAGATGCGACAGAAtcagaaccccaaatccacccaaaatccaccccaaacccaccccaaatcctccccatcCTGGCTCTGTCCCCCCTCCCAGGTCCCACCTCTTGCTTCCCAGGGCTCCAGGGATTGTTTTCCACGCTCACCTTTGGATCTCCAGAAGAACAAGACAGAAATCAATAAAAGCACCAAGACTACAGCCCCGGCTATGACCCTGACCCCGACCTCGACCCCGAcctggctgctggagagggcgcctggaaaagggagaagatgCAGAAGATCTCAGGGGAGCAGGAtcagcccatcccagcctcagcattcccatcccatcaatcccacctcatcccatcccatcaatcccatcccatcccatcccatcccatcccatcccatcccatcccatcccactgatcccatccccaaatcccaatgtTCCCATGGCTCTCAGTAAATCGGGATCAgcccatcccaaccccaacACTGCCATCCCAttaatcccatcccatcccaaactcagcattcccatcccatcccaaactcaacattcccatcccatccctacCCCaacattcccatcccatccgCAAATCCCAACCTTCCCGTGTTTCTCAGGGCATCGGGATCAGCCCATCCCACCTCTCCCCGGCTCTCACCGTTGCAGAGCACCTCTGGCGTGGTGACGGTGACGTTCCTGCTGCTGACGGGGTTCCGTGCCGTGCACGTCAGCGGCTCCGGCCCATCCCAGGCCGATTCATTGGCCCACGGCACCACGGAGCCCTCACCCCACAGCTGATCCCGCACCCTCCAGGTGTAGGAGACGTTCCCGAAGCCGGCGCCGGGCGCGGAGCAGCgcagggagaagctgcagctcctgcccgaGCAGTTCCGGGCCTCGCAGGTCACCgtgggctctgccagctcccctggggacacgggggtgtTACAAACCTCTCTTTTAGTGTGAAAACCCCCACAGAGCACAAAAAGCACCTACTGAACACCTGGAGGGTGAAGCTGGACTTTTTCCCATCAATGGTTACAAAGTAGGTCCCGGCATCCTCCATCCTCAGCGGGGAGATGCTGAGCGCGCGGCCTTTCTTGGAGACAGCAAAACGGGTTTTGAATTCGTCCTTATGAAATATGGGTCGAGTAGGATCCTCAAATGCCACAGTCACTATGGGATCATCCCCAAAACTCCAGAGTGCGGGTTTTGTGTCCCTGTTGTGGCTCTGGAAGGTCACGGAGCCGCCCAGGACCCGGATCTCCTCCTTGGTGTCGCTGACGCTCACTGGGGAGAGAAAGTGGGGAGGGAActtgggatggggtgggatggaggtGGGGGGAATGTAGGATGAAGGTGGGATGAAAAGGTGGGATGGAGTTGGGATCAAGGTGGGATGAAGGTGAGACCAAGGTGGGATCAAGGTGGGATGAAGTTGCTGCACCCGGAGAAGGAAGCCCatcagggctggggctgtttgAAGGCTCATGGGGGGCTCATGGAAGGGTTcctgggagaaggaagagcaCGAGGCCAcccccaggctgagcccccgCAGCCTCGTGCCAAGGACGGAGCCTGGAGGGGAACTGAAAGGGGAACGAGGAGTTGGAGATGGGAAGGTCAGGATGGGTCactgggcaggacagggagctcCTGGCCAGACATGCAGCTGCTCCTTGGAGGAGAATCAGGGAATTCTGGAAAGGTTTGGATtgggagggaccccaaacccctctcaTTCCACTCCCCTAAAATCCCCACTCCTTCCGCCAGCCCcgggtgctcccagccctgtccagcctggccttgggcactgccgGGGGTGcatggggcagctccagctccagctgaccACTCCCTGTGGCCGTAGGGAAGGGCCCCTTTGAAACTGTGGACTCGCTCCAACAGTTCCATGAGCTTCTCATGCTGGGGCACCAGACCTGGTGGCACCTGGAgattccaggtgggatctcatgagactccaggtgggatctcGCTATTCCATGTGGACTCTCACCATTCCACATGGGATCTCGCTATTCCAGGTGGGATCTTACTATTCCAGGTGGACTCTCACCATTCCACGTGGACTCTCATCATTCCACGTGAACTCTCACCATTCCAGGTGAACTCTCACCATTCCAGGTGGACTCTCACCATTCCACGTGGACTCTCACCATTCCAGGTGGACTCTCACCATTCCATGTTGACTCTCACCATTCCACGTGAACTCTCACCATTCCAGGTGAACTCTCACCATTCCAGGTGGACTCTCACCATTCCAGGTGAACTCTCACCATTCCACGTGGACTCTCACTATTCCAGGTGGACTCTCACCATTCCAGGTGAACTCTCACCATTCCAGGTGGACTCTCACCATTCCAGGTGGACTCTCACcattccaggtgggatctcaccaTTCCAGGTGGACTCTCACCATTCCACATGGGATCTCACCATTCCACGTGAACTCTCACCATTCCAGGTGGACTCTCACCATTCCAGGTGAACTCTCACCATTCCAGGTGGACTCTCACTATTCCAGGTGGACTCTCACCATTCCAGGTGGACTCTCACCATTCCACGTGAACTCTCACCATTCCAGGTGGACTCTCACCATTCCAGGTGAACTCTCACCATTCCACGTGGACTCTCACCATTCCAGGTGAACTCTCACCATTCCAGGTGGACTCTCACCATTCCACGTGAACTCTCACCATTCCAGGTGGACTCTCACCATTCCAGGTGGACTCTCACCATTCCACGTGGACTCTCACCATTCCAGGTGGACTCTCACCATTCCAGGTGGACTCTCACCATTCCACGTGGACTCTCACCATTCCACGTGGACTCTCACCATTCCACGTGGACTCTCACCATTCCACGTGGACTCTCACTATTCCAGGTGGACTCTCACCATTCCAGAGATGAGAACCCTCCCGCActcctttggatgcagcccCAGACAGGGTCCAAGGTCCCTCTgatcccatcccttccctccatgACCCAGCATTGACCTTGGGTCACCAGTTCAAGGAGGAAGGAGttctttcaattatttttgtgaCTTCCCATTTTCAATAACCCACGCCACCCGATTTATACTGGGAATGGAgtttttcttcccagtttttCTAACAGGGAACTGATCCTGGCTCAGGCTCAGAATTTCTGtctccctcagccccagccccctctGGGACACGGACAGCGGAGCATGTGGTAGGAAAAAGCTGCTGGGGAAGATAAACTCATGGGAAATTTGCTGAATAACGAAGCCACGGGATGGTTCATGTGATAAACGCCCCCCCAGAGGCTGCGGGGAAGGGCTGGGGCCAAACCTTGCCCAATCTCCCTCTTTTTGgccaaaaaacaccccaagaTGAGTTGTCCAAAAATCCAGGAGATCTGGATGTCTGGAGAAC
Proteins encoded in this region:
- the LOC128801135 gene encoding SLAM family member 7-like isoform X3, whose translation is MSQNPLHFWTPMDVFWIPLLAILMLLHQTLSVSDTKEEIRVLGGSVTFQSHNRDTKPALWSFGDDPIVTVAFEDPTRPIFHKDEFKTRFAVSKKGRALSISPLRMEDAGTYFVTIDGKKSSFTLQVFRELAEPTVTCEARNCSGRSCSFSLRCSAPGAGFGNVSYTWRVRDQLWGEGSVVPWANESAWDGPEPLTCTARNPVSSRNVTVTTPEVLCNGALSSSQVGVEVGVRVIAGAVVLVLLLISVLFFWRSKGWRKFHLSKSKPADTAATAEYTTVYAEVGSSQPRVPDGTKAKPADEGSPTTIYSVVNLPDRVSWATPGWGMEPLELGRGQSGPEP
- the LOC128801135 gene encoding SLAM family member 7-like isoform X4, with protein sequence MSLQTAPALMGFLLRVQQLHPTLIPPWSHLHPTLIPTPSHLFIPPSSYIPPTSIPPHPKFPPHFLSPVSVSDTKEEIRVLGGSVTFQSHNRDTKPALWSFGDDPIVTVAFEDPTRPIFHKDEFKTRFAVSKKGRALSISPLRMEDAGTYFVTIDGKKSSFTLQVFRELAEPTVTCEARNCSGRSCSFSLRCSAPGAGFGNVSYTWRVRDQLWGEGSVVPWANESAWDGPEPLTCTARNPVSSRNVTVTTPEVLCNGALSSSQVGVEVGVRVIAGAVVLVLLLISVLFFWRSKGWRKFHLSKSKPADTARP
- the LOC128801135 gene encoding SLAM family member 7-like isoform X2, whose amino-acid sequence is MSLQTAPALMGFLLRVQQLHPTLIPPWSHLHPTLIPTPSHLFIPPSSYIPPTSIPPHPKFPPHFLSPVSVSDTKEEIRVLGGSVTFQSHNRDTKPALWSFGDDPIVTVAFEDPTRPIFHKDEFKTRFAVSKKGRALSISPLRMEDAGTYFVTIDGKKSSFTLQVFRELAEPTVTCEARNCSGRSCSFSLRCSAPGAGFGNVSYTWRVRDQLWGEGSVVPWANESAWDGPEPLTCTARNPVSSRNVTVTTPEVLCNGALSSSQVGVEVGVRVIAGAVVLVLLLISVLFFWRSKGWRKFHLSKSKPADTAATAEYTTVYAEVGSSQPRVPDGTKAKPADEGSPTTIYSVVNLPDRAGMAENATMTGLKLV
- the LOC128801135 gene encoding SLAM family member 7-like isoform X1: MSLQTAPALMGFLLRVQQLHPTLIPPWSHLHPTLIPTPSHLFIPPSSYIPPTSIPPHPKFPPHFLSPVSVSDTKEEIRVLGGSVTFQSHNRDTKPALWSFGDDPIVTVAFEDPTRPIFHKDEFKTRFAVSKKGRALSISPLRMEDAGTYFVTIDGKKSSFTLQVFRELAEPTVTCEARNCSGRSCSFSLRCSAPGAGFGNVSYTWRVRDQLWGEGSVVPWANESAWDGPEPLTCTARNPVSSRNVTVTTPEVLCNGALSSSQVGVEVGVRVIAGAVVLVLLLISVLFFWRSKGWRKFHLSKSKPADTAATAEYTTVYAEVGSSQPRVPDGTKAKPADEGSPTTIYSVVNLPDRVSWATPGWGMEPLELGRGQSGPEP